ccttctataaataaaatgatgctgTTGGAAAGTTAGTGAGCAGGTTGTGGaaagaaacacatgcacacacacgcacacacaagcacacacacacacacacacacacacacacacacacacacacacacacacacacacacacagacacagctggagacTTGTTCCTCTAGTTATATTCACACTATTGTTAGTATTGTTATTGTGTGATTGTAGCTGCAGAATAaatagggttttttttcagagaATGGAACAAGGTGTCCTCCATTGTCTGCAGAGACCTTTTACAGTTCTAATAAGACGTGAGGCGTCTCACACATCATAGCTGTGAAAATGTCAGGGTACAGTATgtccctctgcctctctgtcatTTCCCACAGTTACAACAAATGAGAACGAAGCGTTTGGATTGGCGGACGCCTAGCTGGCATTTAGTTGTGACAGTCCGTCTGGCCGTCTAGTCCTGTGAGACGGGGATGTGGTAGTGTTTCACGGAGCTGCTGGGGACGCACTGTGAGGCTTTTTGTTTAGTCTGGAACAAGAGCAGGCCTTATCATTGTCCCTCCATTCATCCACACTGAGGCCAAGGGACAGTGTCCAAACTCTAAAAGAAAAGTGGAAGGCAGCAGGAGAACCATACTCCAAAGATCCCACAGCAGACCAGCAGATGTGTCGTGTTGCttactgtcctctctctctttcatcattTCCATCTTGAATTTGAGCCCTCTGTGAACCAGCACTGACACCAGCAGGGCAGATTAGATTTGGAGCCGCTTTCTAGACGACAGCCTCACAGCTAACTTGATTTTATTGCAGTATCGCCTCAGTGCATTTTCAAATTTCATACGAGCTGTAATACTTGAATAAAATATGAGATCAGATTTAGTCAATATTTGATATatgcattttgaaagttaaCCCTTGAGGTTATTTTTCATGCTCAGGTGTCCACAGTGCTGCCATCCAGCTTGAGCCAGCTAACCAAAATCAGGCTGTTCCTTTCATATGTGGACTCAGAGAAGGTCACTCAGGCTTTTATCTCCTCCAGACTTGATTACTGCAGTGCACTTTATATTCCTATCAGCAGGCGAAACATAGAAAGACTGCAGTAGGTACAAAACACTGCTGCCAGGCTTTTAACATGTAACATGGTTGCGACGTCAGACAACTAAAAGCCAACGTTGAGACAATGTCTAAAGCTGACGTCAgtttcacataaaaatataacgTTGACTTTACGTTGATATTTAATCCGTTGGAGTACAGCGTTGTTCTAATGCCACATTAACGTCAGGTGTCAGCTGGGAATATAACTTCAGATGGCAACCATGTACATCTGTAGACAAGCAGACATTAAGTAGGTTAGTTGAATGATTTCtatgaatgaaagaaagctTGTGTTGCCATTAGATAAACATGATCTGGATGAAtcagtgagtattgatcatctaataaatgataagaaatgtgtgtgtgtgtggtgcaggaGCAGTAAGCCTTACACACTGACAGCTGTTTGTCCACTGCTGATGCAGACGGACTGAAGGCAGCGACTGTTTGTTCTACAGTTAATCAGTAACTCTCCTCATGTTTAAGGtgcctcctccctctgctttcTTACCTTCACAAGTCAGCCTGTGTGCAGGTAGAAGAAGCAGGTCTAACATCTGAAAACATCTGCGTCCACTGTTTCTGGACTGTGGGAGAAAATGACTTTGCTGCGCTTTTGCCAGCATGTATCGATGTCCTGTAACTGTATACTGACTACAACATTCCTCACTCTCCACTAAAAGGGAATACAACAATTACAGTTGTGTGATTTGCCCTAAATTCGTAATATAACCCCCAACTCTTACAGAAGGTAGTATCTACATAAGCTAAACTGAGCTACCATGTTCACAGTCGAaaatatcctaaaaacaaccaaacaaactAAAAGAATGTAAACCAGCAGAGAGAGGTAGTGTGACTGTCTGACTTGCATTTACTCTAACTCAATCTGGCTAGTCATATTCTACACTGAGATAAAGAAGCTCAGACGACGATGTACCATGAGACATGATTACATTCACAGTCCTAATGCAGTCCCAATGCAATCCACAGTGGTCAGAGATACTTAAAGCTCCATTCAATCATCACAGCTGATAAGGTCTCAGAGACAAATAAACATGGTGTAATTTTAATTTGGCTGAAATGTCACACTGTTAATATAAGCTGATTGGAAGTGAAAGTTAATAATACCAATGAAACAGCCACACGGTCACATCTCTCTTGAGCTCCGgcttcacattcatatttaaaaggtCCTTTTAAAAGTCGAGGTGACCCTTTAAATCCCTCAATCTTCCTAACAGCAAAGCAGCTCTGGAGCGGCCTCGAAAACCTGCGTTGCCATGACACGAGCTCATCATTTAGTCACAGTTGTTGTCTAGCAGATGGGAGGCGAAGACTCTGCCAGACAGATagcaggagagaggaaaaatatgTTCTGCCCACTGATTGAGAGTGTGGAGCGCTGCCTGGATGATGCAGTGGCAAACATCACAATGGAAAATAAAGCCTTCAAATAAGTGGTGTGAAGGTGgaacaagtgatgaagtgatgaaaaatGATTGAGAAGAAAGTGTCATAATCATccattctgtgtttgtgtgtgcagttcTTCCGCTCTGTACAGTGCACCTGCACAGAGCTGCTGAAGGTGATCGAGAAGTACCAGCACAGGATTACACGTGAGTGAGGTTCTAAACTACAGCTGACATGCACTTTTATCTTGTTTCTGTGTTAATGATGATGATCCTGGTTGTTAAACAGCTGGTTTGGCCCCACACATTCATTGTATATGTTATTAAAAGATAAGTCTGGTGGTATTCCATATTTTTTACTGTCCGAGTTAAGACCCAAACCAACAACAAATTAATCCACTAACTAGTATTGGGTGTATTCAAAGCCTCATATATCTTATCCCTTTGTGCCACAGCGCTCCATTGTTTTCCacaaactgttaaaaacacatcagtgagtcattCTTATGCACTGGGTGCCACATACACCTTTCTGCTGCCAGAAACACCTGCTAGAGCACTCAACATGGATTCATCcaccgctgaaaatagtccccaacaaatccACTGTTTCCTCCTTTTTGAATAATGTGCCTTTTCTAGAAATGAAACCAAATATTGTTGAGATGTTTTTCAACATTTATGTATCCAGTAGGAGAGCCACAGACAGAGTAAGGAATATCAGCAAACGTATTAGACTTAACAGTGTGTCACACTCTATTCTgcagttcaattcaattcacTTCAATTCTTTTGTCATTTCACAATGTACAACAAAATTAAGTAATTCTAGTGTTACATATAGTAAACTACATACAAGTAACTACATACAGTACTACATAcagtaacataaaaaacaagtaGACACATTACAGTCTGgataataaatagaaaataataataaatagtataAAACAGAGGTATAAAAACAGAGTGGGTACATGTAGTCAGTTATATTGCACATAGTGAATTACATGGATAATATTGCATATGTATCAGGGTATTATTGCATGTGTACAGGATACAGTACTTATTTTCTAAAAGTgacttattttctattttctgtctgtttttgtttaaataaaaatgatttagtcttgttttaaagctgcagtctaTATGTATAACAGTATACAGAAGTTCAGACTTTGAGCTCTCACTCCAGGTTTGTCCCAAGAGGAGAACGAGCTCGGCCTGTTCCTGCGATTCCAAGCCGAACACGATCGCACCAAGGCCGGAAACATGATGGACGCCACCAGCAAGGCCTTGTGCACCTCCGCCAAGCAGAGGTCAGCAGCAGAAAATAAAGAAGCCAATATGCTTAAGTCATGAATATAGTACATTGTTAACAATCTTAAACTATGAAGGACTTAAAGTGGTTGCACATCTGTACTGTATCTGTTGTTGTTCCACAGGATGGCACTTTGCCCACCTCTGCACCGCTTGCACCAGGAAGTGGAGACGTTCCGGCGGCGCGCCATTGCCGACACACTCCTAACAGTCAGCCGTATGGAGAAGGCCCGCACCGAGTACAGAGGAGCCCTGCTCTGGATGAAAGACGTCTCCCAAGAACTGGACCCAGACACCTACAAACAGCTGGAGAAGTTCCGCAAGGTGGGAGGACGTTCGTTAAGGTCTAAGTGAGCGGATGGGTGCTCTGTCTCTATGATCTAATGCATGATCTGCCTTTCTGTCATCAGGTCCAAGCCCAGGTCAGAGGGACAAAGGGCCAGTTTGAGAAGCTAAAGAATGATGTGTGTCAGAAGGTTGACATGCTGGGAGCGAGCCGCTGCAACATGCTCTCACACTCCCTCTGTACTTATCAGGTATGTGTTTATCAAAACTACTCTGTCACCAGTATACACTATGTAATAGAAGTTATGTAAGTTGATCtatattctttctttcctgtcatgACAGACCACTCTGCTGCAGTTCTGGGAGAAGACAGCTCACGCCATGTCGGGTATCCACATGACCTTCCAAGGACACATATCATACCAGTTCACCACACTCAAGGTATTTCAGACTGAAGGCACATTTCTGTACAGTCCCAGTGTGAATACCCAAAGACTAGAGGAGGATTTGACTCTGTGACTTCTTGTAGCTGAAGTTAAGTGTGAAtacttcatcacatttaacagcattcttcctcccttacaggACCTGAGAGACCCACTGGAGCAAATATCAGACACACAGAACGACGAGGACAAGAAGGAGAATGCTCTACAGAATAACACAGACAGGTgggatgacttttttttaagtaaaaagaTTGCTTTAAGTCATTTTCTATCATAAGTAAATCATTAATAAACCAGATAAAGTCAGATGTCTGTTATAAAACCaagtctgaacacacacacatcctgccgaccatctgtctctgttttcaTGCCACTACTCTCTTGTCTCTGGCccttcattacacacacacacatacacacacacacacgcacacacttctATATTCTCACTTTATTCTCTGCTTCTTTTATGTCTGCATTTTTGCACACAATCACTTCAGCCATGTCTTCATCAAACATAAGGCCAATGTCATGCCCATATTTACTCacaagtaagtgtgtgtgtggcaggttTCAGTAGTGACCCGTGTGCTAGTGCAAGTCTTTAGAATAGCGAGACAGCGCTTCTTAACAGTAGTTTCAAATCAAATAGAGGCTACTGCATCGCTAAAAATAGCTAAACTGTGTCTCGCCAGCCAGATAAGGCACCTTCTcatttctttcccctcctccctcctttctttctctctcagtctggTGTCCTTGGATGACGACAAGCCATCAGGAAGTGCCTCTGACACAGGTGTGTACTGCCCCCTGTAGTCCACGGTGGAGATCAAATGGAATTTTACAGTTCttctcatttgttttttcacaaTCCCCCAAGTGACAATCATGATTCTAAAAACACTTCTGTACAGTGAAATACTTCAATCATTAGTTGCAATAGTGTATGCAATTGTTGTCACAGAAAGAATTGATCACAGGTTAATCTTACATGAAGATCCATTAGTTGGTATTATATTTCTGTGGCAGGAGGTTTAATGGACAGTATTCATTTGACTTCACTATTAAGTCTTTAAGTCTAATGAGAAGCATCGTTTTACAGGACTTCTGCGACATTTGACCGCCTTAACGTAAATAGTGATAAAAGGACATGATCTGGTTgatacatttatttactttacacACACAAGTTACATGTTTTAAGTGAGTGATGGCTAGAAAACTGCAGCATTGTTCTAAACAATGGAGAAAATATTAATGACTGTCTCTGGGGATCGAcatgataaagaaagaaatagagcaGAGTGTATTAAAAATTCAGTGTTCATCTAAATGTTAGTTTGTAGTTAATTTATTGCAGTTTGGTTGAGAAAGCAAGTCAGGCTGTAGTTTCATCTCAGACTGCTTTATATTGAATTTAATGTGGTTATCATTTTTATGACTATCAAATTTCACCATTGCTGTATGTTAGATGCTCATGTTATTTGGGCTGATATTTACTtacattctgtgtgtgtataattaagaatcatgttcctgttgttgtgAATGTGCCTGTCATTCCAGACCCTGCCCTCAGCAGTGACAGACAGAGCCAATCAGGTAACACAGGTATGTGACAGACAGTGTATTGATAATGAGTGTTTGCCATGTTGTGTAGGCAGCACTTGTGTAAATAATACAGATGTGTGTATTTGGGATTGCTGTTGCTCACTGTGGATCGGATGCTTTTGATCTCAGCGGCCCAAAACACTACCGCGCCTACCGCAGCCCACCACGATCTCAGTGGACTGTCATTGGCCTCTGACGACGACCTGATGCTCATGGCTTGTGATCTGCCACAGCCTCAGCTCCCAGCCCCTACAAACGCCCCCCTTCAACCCCAGCTCCTGCCTGCTCCCTATGCTGGAGGACAGAATGAGCCCTGGGGCTTTGGAGGCCCCC
The sequence above is drawn from the Scomber japonicus isolate fScoJap1 chromosome 24, fScoJap1.pri, whole genome shotgun sequence genome and encodes:
- the ical1 gene encoding islet cell autoantigen 1-like — translated: MMDGFTGDMLSGGRALLGEDSSVMARMQKKFWKTKQVLIKATGKKEDEYVVASDADLDAKLEFFRSVQCTCTELLKVIEKYQHRITRLSQEENELGLFLRFQAEHDRTKAGNMMDATSKALCTSAKQRMALCPPLHRLHQEVETFRRRAIADTLLTVSRMEKARTEYRGALLWMKDVSQELDPDTYKQLEKFRKVQAQVRGTKGQFEKLKNDVCQKVDMLGASRCNMLSHSLCTYQTTLLQFWEKTAHAMSGIHMTFQGHISYQFTTLKDLRDPLEQISDTQNDEDKKENALQNNTDSLVSLDDDKPSGSASDTDPALSSDRQSQSGNTAAQNTTAPTAAHHDLSGLSLASDDDLMLMACDLPQPQLPAPTNAPLQPQLLPAPYAGGQNEPWGFGGPQSSLTQLPATGGDLLHPAVSGLRPEEEDGERSDMAFLKDLLSPGPGSADEFSREWQDAFGLLDAPSVPPAGTGAASTSVPDPAARPSSNPPSPTGFLPSQLLDHSLSSTGWSTPPMFQAPPLQPPASQSQSAQPPPSSAANAAAGGSKDMSAWFNLFADLDPLSNPDAIGRSADELLNA